The DNA sequence caacagaaaggTGAAATGAGTGATGCTTTTCCAGCACCAACTTGTGTTCCTTGCCCGGAACGACCTCGAAACCATGAAACATGGGCGCCATTGCTTTCTCACTTTATGCTTTTCGGTAGAGCACAAACTTGAAAAAAATATCGGGTTTCAGTTacgaaagtaaaaaaaacgaataatcggatagaaggggaaaacaaagtaaaggAGGGATTGAAACCAGCAATAAGagtattaaagaaaaaaattagtaGCAGCAGGTCTTGGCAAACTGAACAGTTATCAATCAACCCAATAGGCCATAGCCACctgcaagaaaaaagaagggagggtCAATAAACAGAAAACTAATGCGAAGAGAACACACACCACACGTCCaatgatttaaaaaaaaacaaaagagaattGCACAGGCACATGACCCCGCACTTCACTCAAACATTAACTAcctgaaggaaagaaaaaaacaacatacaACGAATTACGTCACACCCTATAACATAACATCATCATCGAAAGTACAAGTTCGCATGCCTTAGTACAACCaaaaattaaattttatATCGTTACAAATGGTCAACCAACCAAAAGACACGAAAATAGATTATTCAAGATGCAATTTATGAACAGTTTGAAACGCaatcaacaaaaacagagaaagatTCGCAATAAGATTTAACATATCGactaaaaacgaaaaaaaaaagatcaatTAGTTGTGGCCTacaagcaaacaacaacaaatttaCAAACGATGATAGAgcaaaaggaacaacaatATTCCAAGAGGATTAATAACTGAAGTGAAACAACAGGTCATATTACAAAGAGCGCCAGNNNNNNNNNNNNNNNNNNNNNNNNNNNNNNNNNNNNNNNNNNNNNNNNNNNNNNNNNNNNAGTCAAATGCACTGAGCCAGAACCCGTGGCGGAAAGAGTGGTTCCCTGCTCTGCGGTTAACACGAGGTCGATGCCCATTTGAAATAGGCTCCGCTTGGGGTCAAGCGTGGCAATGGTAAATTCCTTCCCCTGAAAGGATATCACAAGAGTAATAGCACCACTTGCATTCGCAGGCACAGCAATTTGTGTGAGACGAAGTACGTGGTCTTCGGGTATCTTCGGTTTGACCTTCTGCCCGGCACTCACTTCAACACCGTAGAAACCCTTCACAAATGTTAAATGCAATACGCCTTTACTAatggaaaatacaaaatgaaTCGGAGACAACGGTGAAAGCATAGATAAGGGAAAGCGTAACACTGACGTACGCTACCAAACAATAGGCAAACACAGGGAAAAAACACAGTCACATTCAATGTGTCGAAACCTCTGTGTTTTTCTGTTACCAAGCCACCTCCATGACAGGCAAATCATGTCACATCACGAACGCTTTCATTTTCGAACGCTTAATTACCATTATAGAAGCCCAAATAATCATTATTTCTACCCCACCCAATCCCATTTATGTCTCAGTTTCTTCTTCGCTCGTAAAATATCTCTGCATTTAGATGCGTTACCGATGTTTTCGTTGCTAAAACACATACtaacaaataacaacaaatatTTACCACAACTGAAGGTAGAGAAATGTGGTCGCTCAAGCGGTGCATGTCAgtacaagcacaaacattaATAACAATATCACAATTTCTCCATGCCTCCACGTGCAACACAACATCCGAACATGAGGGGATATATCGTCATCACACGTATCAATCATAGAACACGAGTGTAATAAGAGGTTAGCCTCGTAGTCAAATGCATAAACGGGAATAATAATGAGGCATATATCACGTATTCCATAAGATTACTCTCTCAGTTACAACAATGCGGCACATCACATGGCACATATATCATTTTTAGTAACGACCCCTCCCAGAGTTCCCGCCGCGGAATCCACCTCTATTCCAGACCGCATTTGTTCCGCCTCTTCCGCTGTAAGGGGGCAGAGTGCGAGATGCATCGTTTAGGTGGTGATTTGGTGGGAAAGGATAGTTGTTTCGGCTGGAATAGGGATGAAAACCCCTATTTATTGCAGCAAACCCCCTTCCTAACAAATTGCTTGACATTCCTTGCCACTCACCCCCGCTATACAAGTACCTTTCTTCATTGGTATATCCCCTTCTCATTTCACCATTTGCTTGCCCTCTATACCCGCCACCCATGTAACCTCTTCCCCTACTTGAATACCCACCTCTCCCGTACCCTCTGTTCATTCCCAACTGATCCGCTTCATGGATTGGTTCATTATAAATGGCACCGAAACCACCTTGGGAAGAAGTGCTATTTATTCTCTGACGTCCACGTTGCCTGAAAAAACCCTGATGAACACCGCCGTACCCTCCTTCACCGTTGTAACGAAAGTAACCTCCCCGACGATATCTATGCTCATCCACGTGTTGTTCGTTGTGAAACTCGACTCCTCCCTCATGCCTAATTTTTGAAGGTCGCTCTTCGCCCTTATCGCCTCTCTTCCCAATTTTTTCCACACCATCATCAACGCTCACAATACCTTCAACATCATAGTCACTTTCGCTGGTATTGTTTGAACTTTGCACTGATGTTTTACAAGCGGGCGCTACGCCACGAAAAGGCGGCGGCGCCATTTTCTCGAATGGGACACCACTGCAAATCTCACCACCGCAACTTGACTCACCATCCGTAACATTCTCAATAGGTTGTATATATCCAGTCACATGCACTGAGCCGTTGCCAGTGGCGGAAAGAATAATATTCTGCTCTGCTTTAATCACAAGGTCAATCCCCATTTGCGATACATTCCTCACAGGATCAAGAGAAGCGATAGTAAATTCTTTACCCTGAAGGGAAACGACAAGAGAGACGGCATCACTTGTATTCGCAGGCACAGCAATTTGTGTGAGACGAAGTACGTTACCCTCCGGTATCTCTGGAATAACTTTCTCCCCGACGCTCACTTCAACACCGTAGAAACCCTCCATTGCTGCCGATTGGAATGTAATTTATCTATCACCATtgcaagtaaaaaataatataaacgaaaaaagaaaacaaaacggcaCATGTTTCACGAAGCAGAAGGAGAATAgtcaaaaaaattcaaaaaaaaagatgttaGGGCAACGTAGCGCCATCTGGACAACCAGAAGCCGCAACTTCAGAAACTCCGAACGATCATTCTTACGATAGTAACGCTAGGAAGAATTCACTCTCATCATTATCctttgttatcattattattcttattcACGCTGATTCATCGTTTatattttctctccttaTATTACTCAACCATTTCTTTAGTGTCCTCTAACGCTGTCCATAATTTCAAGCGCAAGAAAAACGTTGCACTACAACTGAAGGTAGAGAAATGTGGTCGCTCAAGCGGTGCATGTCAgtacaagcacaaacattaATAACAATATCACAATTTCTCCATGCCTCCACGTGCAACACAACATCCGAACATGAGGGGATATATCGTCATCACACGTATCAATCATAGAACACGAGTGTAATAAGAGGTTAGCCTCGTAGTCAAATGCATAAACGGGAATAATAATGAGGCATATATCACGTATTCCATAAGATTACCCTCTCAGTTACAACAATGCGGCACATCACATGGCACATATATCATTTTTAGTAACGACCCCTCCCAGAGTTCCCGCCACGGAAGTTGCCGCGATTCCCGCCACGGAAGTTACCACGGTTTCCTCCACGATCCCCGCCACGGAAGTTGCCACGGTTTCCTCCACGATCTCCGCCACGGAAGTTTCCACGGTTTCCTCCGTTACCACTTCGGTCTCCGCCGCGGAAGTTTCCACGGTTTCCTCCACGGTCTCCGCCACGGAACCCTCCGCGATTACCACCGTTACCGTTTCGGTCCCCACCACGGAACCCCCCGCGATTACCACCACGGAACCCTTGTTGCTCAGTGCGTTGCACTTTACTGGCtggctcatcatcatcatcgtcatcatcatcatcatcatcatcatcgtcatcgtcatcgtcattatcattatcattatcatcttcttcatcatcgtcatcgtcatcgtcatcgtcacTGTCGTCTTCATCGTAggcttcatcatcatcatcattgtcGTCTTCGTCACCCGCGTCAATTCCTTCATTGTCCTTTTCAATACCTTCCTCGTCATCGGATTCGTCGTCTCCATCGACGCCGTCACCATTTGCTTCATCGGAATTCTCTTCGCTTACAGGAAACTTGGCagatttccctcctcttttcgGGGGAACTCCGTAGGATTCCATATCTTCAGCATCCACCTCATCGAGATCATCTTCCTCATCAAAATCACTTCCATCATCAACAGGTTGAACGTATCCAGTCAAATGCACTGAGCCAGAACCCGTGGCGGAAAGAGTGGTTCCCTGCTCTGCGGTTAACACGAGGTCGATGCCCATTTGAAATAGGCTCCGCTTGGGGTCAAGCGTGGCAATGGTAAATTCCTTCCCCTGAAAGGATATCACAAGAGTAATAGCACCACTTGCATTCGCAGGCACAGCAATTTGTGTGAGACGAAGTACGTGGTCTTCGGGTATCTTCGGTTTGACCTTCTGCCCGGCACTCACTTCAACACCGTAGAAACCCTCCATTGCTGCCGATTGGAATGTAATTTATCTACCACCATTGCAAGACAAAGTCAGGTATTgcgaggaaagagagaaaaggttaCAAACTCCAAGGggcaaagagtaaaaaatacaaaaaaaaacaccgccATCggacaaaacacacaaaatgaaagtgttATTACCCAAAAGTAAGTACCAGGAAACAGATTCCATTATATGCAAAGCGACCTATCACCTTCTTCCACATCCTCTGTCCCTCCCACTCTCATCATTATCctttgttatcattattattcttattcACGCTGATTCATCGTTTatattttctctccttaTATTACTCAACCATTTCTTTAGTGTCCTCTAACGCTGTCCATAATTTCAAGCGCAAGAAAAACGTTGCACTACAACTGAAGGTAGAGAAATGTGGTCGCTCAAGCGGTGCATGTCAgtacaagcacaaacattaATAACAATATCACAATTTCTCCATGCCTCCACGTGCAACACAACATCCGAACATGAGGGGATATATCGTCATCACACGTATCAATCATAGAACACGAGTGTAATAAGAGGTTAGCCTCGTAGTCAAATGCATAAACGGGAATAATAATGAGGCATATATCACGTATTCCATAAGATTACCCTCTCAGTTACAACAATGCGGCACATCACATGGCACATATATCATTTTTAGTAACGACACCTCCCAGAGTTNNNNNNNNNNNNNNNNNNNNNNNNNNNNNNNNNNNNNNNNNNNNNNNNNNNNNNNNNNNNACCTTCGCACAGCCTCTGTTGGGTGGGCAAACCTCTGGCAGAAGGGAGTGGATAAGATCTCTTGCGCCACGCACATCGTCCCACGACGTACAGTGAATATTGCCTTTCTCTTCATCCGTACTGTTGGGAAACTAAGCGCCTGCGATTATATACACCAACTCTGTGACTATTGTTGTCGGCGAAGCATCCCAGAAGGAGGTTCCTCATAAAGTTAACATTCACCTACAAATACGGCACGCTAAGGTGGGTGGTGAAGAAACGGGAAGGTCCGGTGACAGTAATTTGTCTACTTTTGAGGGAAATCACCAGATGTAACCGAACCACTTTGCATCTTTGGTGGCGGAGATCCGCATGATTCAGAGAACGCCTTTCATCGGTATTTTCGTCCCCACCTATTCAAACTATGGTTTAGCTTATCATTACTGTGGAAACCTTCTCCGTCTCGTTTTTCTAGAAACAGCAGTGTACTATGCTGTGCTTTCAGCGGGACAAGAGGTGGAGGGCCAAAGTACGTACCTTTTCAATTTATACACTACATTATCTTGCAATGTGGGATGGTCCCACCATAATACAAGTTTTCtattgttttgttggtgttttcgCGGAGCAATGACGAACCTTCACTTATTTTCGCGTTTGATCTATGCTCCCTCAGGTTTTCCACGTTATTGTGGAAAGCCAATTTTTGTGGTGGGCAACTATTACCTGAAGGAAACCATCCTCGACCAACAACCAAGAGAGACCAGAGATGATATTCTCTAATGGCTGGTGGGGTCGGTTGCCGTTCTCCAAGTGAACATTAGCGGTGTCGCTCCCCTCCTCTCGCTCCCGGTTGTTATCTGTGTTTTGGTCCGTCTCTCTTCTTAAATCGTCGGGTGCCTCCTCGTCAAAGTGATCTGATTCGGGGGGCCCCAATGGCACGGTACTGTGTACGGCATATGATTGTAGGTTACGGTCAAGGAGAACAACCTCATTAAGAGTTGTGCTGTGGCATAGCCAGTGACGCACAAAACTTCGCTGGTATTTCGTGTGCGAAGTCTTCTGTAGAACCGGTCCTCCCTCACAAATGAATGTTAGCGCCCCACTCGTCATGTTCCGTGCTAGAACGGTGCACACAAAGGCGGGACATGTGGCATCGTAGGCCGCCGAGTGCCTGCACCTCCTAAACTCTTTGTAGCTTTTCGAACCACTGCCATCCTCTGTTAGCTCTGTGCTCGCCAAAACGCTCATGACTTTTCCATCTAATGTGCCAACGACCGTACCTACACTCGAATAAGTGTAGGTGGCGGAGGAAATGCCGCAGAAAAATCGCTTGGGTGGTGCCAACTCATACCCACAACCACCGTTTGTAGCGGACGCACACTTCACTACGACTGCGCGATCTTCGTACGGGGAAGAGCAAATGATAACCCCGTCAAGGCACTGCGAAAAGAGACCTGACTTTAGCCAATAAGCACCAGAAGTTTCACTAATTTCCTCACCTCTGTTACGTCGTGCAGGGAACACCGAAGCAAGACGAGTCACCGGAAAGATAGATGATACAAGACCCGTTAGTGGAATATGGTGAACTATACCCGTACATATTCCGCAATCTTCCACATGAACGACAAGCACGCCGTGTAGAAGTGTTCCAACAACCACAAAAGGCCGGTCAAAGATCTCGTTAACATCCAGTGGTACAACATGACGTGGAAAGGAGAATGAGGAAACGCACGATAGTACATTTGCCAGCACTCGCGGAGCAATACTTTTACACTCAACACCAGGCCCCGTATTTATGAATACCAACCTCTCTTCACAGGGGAGGGACACCACAACACAGTTAGGAATCCGGTACAACCACAGACAACGGCAGGGGATAGAACTGAAGGAGAAAGTTCCTAGGGGGGAATGCAACGTCCCCTCCGATTCCGCTATCGGTTCACCGGTGGTCAGCGACACGTTATCGTCGTGTTGGCTGCCCGATTCTGCAAAACGGCGTACCATATCATTTACCTCCTCTACGTGTTGCAGCGTGCCGATAACTAATTGGGCACGCGGCGATTGCGATAGCTGCACCTCGTACGGCCTCGTAGGTACTTGCCAGTACACACCTGATTCAGGCGAATCATCGTCCTCACGCCTCTCTGGTATCAACGGTAGTAGAAACCGTCGTCCCTCGGTTATAATCAACGCTATTAAACGATTCCCTCTGCGAAGACGGGGATCCCCCCGAAGCTCAGTTATTGTTGTAGGACCTATGTCCCACTGGCAGTGGTCAGTCTCAGCATCCCTTTGTGGAACGCTCTCCTCGGAAACTTTGGGCCAGCACCAACTAACGGCAAATAACGGGGTGAGGGTTGGCTTCATGGTTTGACGTACCATTTTGTCAAAGAGGaaaacctcctcctcctcatctggCGTTTCCACGGTGCCGCCGACACCTTCTCGGAGTGCATCGGCAACTTCTTGGCGAGGACGTGGGGAAAGTTTACGTCTACTATTCCCCCGTGCTAACTCTACAACACTCTCGCCACCGGTATCCTTAGTCATTTCAGAAGTGGCATGTGACGTACCCTTCCCCTCATTCATATCGTGTAGGGACAACTACTCGTGCTCGTTCAGTTTCAGCACGATACAGATATTTTATATTACTACTCTATTTTCATGCTACGCCTCACGTGCAGAAAATTTAAAGTATACACGCGTGAAGGTAACTTACTGTCGCCttcacagaaaaagaaaatggtttGTTCGCTCGAAGTGGTATTGTGTAGTTGAGACATTGACACATTTTAGTGaagatacaaatatatatatataggtagGTAGATATGTTCGTAGGCGTAAGGTACACATTAAACCTCACGCGTCAAGGCGCCTTGAACCGCAGCAGTAAGCAAAATTTATTGAAAATACAGTAAAAGTACAAGGTACAACGGAGGATCAGCAGCAAAAGACGTTCAGTGTTGGTTCACCGTCTCGCCACTGGGTTGTGCATCATGTTACTCCTCCATTTCCCATTTCCCTGGCGACGAGTGCAACCACAGTGCGCTTCTGCGGTTTCACTGATAAAACATCGGCTGCAACCTACACAACTGGCGCAACCGCAACCCCAGCGAAATCTGTGTTTACTGGTGGTGCTACATTGCTGTTGAGCAACGGCGGTACAGGCAATGGCACCGGGGCAGGAACCGCAGCAACCGCGCCACCAACGGCAGAAACGAGCAGGGGGGCCGTTGCAATTTCAGGCGGCAAAGGAACAGGTGTGGGCAGTTGCTCCAGTCGCAAATTTACGGGATTAGAAGCAACTACGATGTTGTTACCTGTCGATAGCTGCGGTGACACCTGTGGAGGGAGCGGCAAACGACTCGGTGTAGCCGGCACCACTTGAACCTGTGGGGGAGAAGTTGTCGAATGAGTCGGCAAGCCTCCAACAGATTCCGGATTAAGCTGCGGTGCCACTggcacaggtgactgcaaggGCAGAATAGACGGAGCTGAGGAGTTCTCGAGTTCCCTTGTCAAGAGCGTGGGAGCCAGCGGCGTCAGCAGTGGTGTTTGCTTGTTAGGGGGTGGGTTGACTGCAACTGGTTGAATTGAGAGAGGAGTTGCAAGTGACACACCCGCTGCGGGTTTCACAACATCTAACGTATTTTTCGAGACGGTAATTTCTTGCGCTCGCGGTGGGGACAAAGAAGCAAGAATGCGGCTTCTAACGGACATCGGGCTTGTTTGCGGCGCCACTCCAGAAATCGACGGGGCTGATGATAGATGAACGATGTTCCCTTCTACCTGCGTACTCTTCATCTGCACCGCTTGTCTCAGAGTTGAAATATCTGAATTTAAGCTCATAATTAATGTTTGCTTCTCCATGAGCTCTTTTTCCAATGATTTAGTAGTTGCGCAAGCTTCCAGTAACTGGTGGGTCAGTGACTCTCTCTCTTTAGTTTGGCGCGCTAGTTCAGTTTTCATCCGGTCAACTTCGCAATCTTTTTCGCGAAGCAATGCCTCCATGCTACTATTACCAACGGACAGGGCAGCAGCTGCTTGAGCCTGAAGCTGCTCACAGTGTTCCTTCCAGGACCGggaatttttctttgcatcgTCAACCTCACCTTGCAACTCCTTCTCTCTGATCGCTGCTTCCTCAAGAAGACGTTTCAGCCGTcgttcctcttcatcacgCATTCGCTGCGAGTTACTTAACCCCTCGTTTATTCCTGCAGCACGTTGCAGTGCTTCCTCCTGTTCGTGACGAAGTCTTTGGATATCGCGATCCCTGGACTGTAAGGATGCCTCAAAGTCCTGTCGCTGCTTCTCCAGTTGTTGCCTGAGTCCTAGGTTTTCCGCCGTAATTTGTGCAGCACCACATTGCTCCCGCCGTAACTCTTCAACAACACCTTGAAGTTCTTTTGCGGTACGGTCCTTCTCCGAAAGGCGCTGACTCCACATCCGCTCGCTTTCACGTCTCACTTCCTCAATTTTCTCTCGTTGTTGTGCTAACTCCCGCTTTGTCATCTCCAGTTGTCTCTCAGACTCACGAAGTTGTTTCACCACttgtcccttttccccctctaaAATCCGGCGAGCCTCTTCGTGGTGTTCATTCATTCGTTTGTAAACCGATTCAAAGTCTCTGGACAGTTCGTGTGCTGCAGTGCTGTCAGCGTTGTGCATGTCCCCACGCATACGCTGAATCTCACCTTCATGGGCCGCTTTGGCACGTGCAATTTCATCAACTAACTCTTGCTTCTCCTCACGTAACACACGTAATTCCGCACTCTGCTTAGCCGATAATGACTCGAGCTCACCCTGCAAAGTGTGAAGTGCATTCCGTGCTTCACCAGCTGTCCGTTCGGAATCCGTAGCACGTCGTTCCAAACGTTGCTGGGACGCCAATGCGTCTTGTAGCTGCTTCCTAACAGTACGCAACTCCTCTCGCAGCCGAGCCTCCTCTGAAGCagccgctgttgctgccgctgccttcGTCCTCCATTGCTGAATATCCGCTTCAGCCTctcgctgccgttgctgttgttcttcCAATGTCCTTTCGAGCATCCTCAGCTGTGAATTGCACCTCTCTTCGTCCTCAGTTCGCATCCTCTCGTGCGTATTGTTGATGCGCCGCAGTTCCTCTTCAAACCACCGTTTCATGCTCAGCTTGTCATCCTCAAATGTACGTTGTAGTACTTCCACAGTCTTCCGATGCACGTCTGCAAGGGCCTCCTCTGACGACCGTGATTTTGAACAAGATTCCTGTTTTTGTCGCACTTCGTTTAGTTGATTCACTACCTGGGAAAATATTTCCCGTGCTTCTGCAGCTTGCTGTTCACTCCTAGCTATCATTTGCCGTTTGGATTCTATGTCGTGACGCAGTGCGGCTATTTCGCTCTTGTAGGACTGGTGTAGCTGGTTTGCCTCCGCTCGGTATTCGCGTTCGCGCTCACGCATCTCATTACATATTCGCTCCACCATCACATTGGTCGCGCTCTTCACGGTTTGCTCCACAACGTTGTGGCACTCCGATATCTCCTTTTGGCTTTGTATTCGTACCTCTGACTCCTCACGCAACCGTTGCATTGCCCTTTCATGTTGTCGCTCACGCATtcgctcttcctcttcaataTGCCGGCGTCGTTCACGCTCTAACTCCCTCGCCCGCTCGTGCTTCCATTCTTCCAGTTCCCTTTCCTGTGCAAGGAGACGCTGTCGTTGTTCCTCTTCCCGTTTCGCACGCGACTCCTCCAGTTGTCTGGCGGTTTCGATTAGCGATTGCTGCTCCTCTTCCCGCTCATATCGCCGAGTGCGCTCTTCTTCCATACGTCGACGAGCCTCCTCTGCACGACAGAGTTGGTTATACTCATCTCGTATCTGAAACTCACGTTGAAGCAGTAAGGCCTCAGGGGTCCCTACGTTCGAGTAACCGGCACAAGTTCCCGTGCCGAGGGTAAAGAGAACGCATTTGCTGAACCCCAGCCGGCTACCGGACGCCATACGGTACGGTAGGTTTTCGCCCTGCATTCCAATGGGTGGCATAGGCTTATTCAAAATGGAAGATAAAATGGACGAAGCAGTAACATCACTTTGAAGCATAGGTGGCATAACTGAAGTATACGTCTGCAAAAACCTGCCGGAAGGATGTGAAGCAACGCAGTCTCCCATCTTGTTTCCTCCTCGTCCACCTTCAGCACACCTTCTCCTTTCGGCTGTTCCCCGCCGGCTAGGCCACCCTGCAGAATTTTCGCCTTCAGAACGTCTTTGTACGCCGCTACCCTTTGACAGAGAATCCTTAGATTAACGGTAAATCCGCATTGggtttttttgaaaaaaaaaaaaacagtcgaATGAATTTGTCGGAGCGGATAGTGAGGAAGCGACGTGGGGAAAAGGATAGAATATCATCGTCCGCAAGGGGTCACGGGCAAAATCCCCACCACAATACATGTGAGcacaaataagaaaatggGAGGGTTTCACATTTCATAGTGAATGGTGGTAAGGGGGCGTCATATGCACCACAAGAGCCACTGAGAAAGGATATAACTTCAGCTTTTGTATGGTTTATTCTTACATAGAGTAAACAGAAACATCATTAATGGGAAGGAAATTATGAAACGGGTCGGCGcgtgcaagaaaaaaaaagtacaacgAGGAATCGAACATCCGCGTAGAAAGGGAGCTGTCAAAAAGTGAGGATGGGGGTGGAATTGATGGGTTTTTCAGGGGGCACCCAttcaaatatttatatatacatgtgtgCCTGCATAAACggacaaataaacaaagcgACAAAGATAAATAGATTGTGGCATAAATAAAACATATTTGCACGAACTAATAATGCGGTCACGCtgccctcctcctttcccccGCCATGCCATGCGGTACCTGGTGCAATAGTTAGCAGATGTTCTCAAACTCCCACTCCCTTCATTGAGATCCCTCAGGTAAAGGTGGACTAAACGTATTTTGCGGGATCAGAAAAGCTGGATTCCCTCACCTTGCACGCCTCATCAGACACAAAGACACCCTTCCGCAGCCGCGTAAAATCA is a window from the Trypanosoma brucei brucei TREU927 chromosome 8, complete sequence genome containing:
- a CDS encoding nucleolar RNA-binding protein, truncated (This gene is within a region that contains some repeats that are probably misassembled and where Ns were inserted at two locations where misassembly is suspected. See PMID:8663171 for experimental characterization.), which produces MLSPLSPIHFVFSISKGVLHLTFVKGFYGVEVSAGQKVKPKIPEDHVLRLTQIAVPANASGAITLVISFQGKEFTIATLDPKRSLFQMGIDLVLTAEQGTTLSATGSGSVHLTXXXXXXXXXXXXXXXXXXXXLALFVI
- a CDS encoding nucleolar RNA-binding protein, putative (This gene is within a region that contains some repeats that are probably misassembled and where Ns were inserted at two locations where misassembly is suspected. See PMID:8663171 for experimental characterization.) codes for the protein MEGFYGVEVSVGEKVIPEIPEGNVLRLTQIAVPANTSDAVSLVVSLQGKEFTIASLDPVRNVSQMGIDLVIKAEQNIILSATGNGSVHVTGYIQPIENVTDGESSCGGEICSGVPFEKMAPPPFRGVAPACKTSVQSSNNTSESDYDVEGIVSVDDGVEKIGKRGDKGEERPSKIRHEGGVEFHNEQHVDEHRYRRGGYFRYNGEGGYGGVHQGFFRQRGRQRINSTSSQGGFGAIYNEPIHEADQLGMNRGYGRGGYSSRGRGYMGGGYRGQANGEMRRGYTNEERYLYSGGEWQGMSSNLLGRGFAAINRGFHPYSSRNNYPFPPNHHLNDASRTLPPYSGRGGTNAVWNRGGFRGGNSGRGRY
- a CDS encoding nucleolar RNA-binding protein (This gene is within a region that contains some repeats that are probably misassembled and where Ns were inserted at two locations where misassembly is suspected. See PMID:8663171 for experimental characterization. similar to GB:AAC47134.1: Nopp44/46 {Trypanosoma brucei} (PMID:8663171)); its protein translation is MEGFYGVEVSAGQKVKPKIPEDHVLRLTQIAVPANASGAITLVISFQGKEFTIATLDPKRSLFQMGIDLVLTAEQGTTLSATGSGSVHLTGYVQPVDDGSDFDEEDDLDEVDAEDMESYGVPPKRGGKSAKFPVSEENSDEANGDGVDGDDESDDEEGIEKDNEGIDAGDEDDNDDDDEAYDEDDSDDDDDDDDDEEDDNDNDNDDDDDDDDDDDDDDDDDDEPASKVQRTEQQGFRGGNRGGFRGGDRNGNGGNRGGFRGGDRGGNRGNFRGGDRSGNGGNRGNFRGGDRGGNRGNFRGGDRGGNRGNFRGGNRGNFRGGNSGRGRY